The sequence below is a genomic window from Desulfovibrio sp. Huiquan2017.
ACACCGGGGACGTTCAAAGAAATTTATTCGATATCGTATGACCTGGCGTTGAAAAGGCTCCGGTCATTGGGAAGAGCGGAAGGCATCATGACCTCCCCGGTCCATTGCCTGAACCGAGGAATGAGTCTCACAGCAGCGGCTTCCTTCATGGCAGAACATGGGATCAGCGGTGCTCCCGTCGTCAACGAAAGAGGGGAAATCTGTGGCGTCCTGTCTGAAAAAGACTTCCTGCGTAAAATGGGACTCCCTACAACCGCAGGCATCATGTCCGTTGTCGGCGAATGCTTAACCGTCAAAAAATGCCTTGTATCAGATCTACGGGGAATCTCCGTTCATGAACTGATGAGCCAGCCCGCCATTGCCGCGCACAAGGACACGACCTTGGCGGAGATCTCGCAACTTTTCACGGATCACTCGATAAATCGAATTCCAATCTGCAATGTGGACGGGGCCCCGCTTGGGATCGTGACAAGAAGCGATCTGGTCAGCTCCATATGTCAAATGGTGTAGCGCATGAATATTTTTGCTAAGATGAAGGGGACTACGCAGAGTCCCCCTAGAGTGGGGAGTT
It includes:
- a CDS encoding CBS domain-containing protein: TPGTFKEIYSISYDLALKRLRSLGRAEGIMTSPVHCLNRGMSLTAAASFMAEHGISGAPVVNERGEICGVLSEKDFLRKMGLPTTAGIMSVVGECLTVKKCLVSDLRGISVHELMSQPAIAAHKDTTLAEISQLFTDHSINRIPICNVDGAPLGIVTRSDLVSSICQMV